The Candidatus Zixiibacteriota bacterium genomic sequence GATATTGACTTTCCAGCCTGTCAGCTTCGACGCGAGACGGGCGTTCTGACCGTTCCTGCCAATGGCCAGAGAGAGCTTTTCGTCCTCGACCACGACTGTCATCTTCTTTTCGAGATCGAACGAGTCGATGTGCACCACTTTGGCCGGAGCCAGAGCACGCGTGACGAATACTTCCGGAGACGACGTGTACGGAACTATGTCGATGCGCTCGTTGTTCAGCTCGCGCACAATAGCCTGAACGCGCACACCCTTGATGCCTACGCAAGCGCCGACCGGGTCGATGCGGTCATCGGACGAATACACCGCGATCTTGGCTCGTTCGCCGGGTTCCCGGGCGATAGCCTTGATCTCGATAACTTTCTCGAAAATCTCCGGCACCTCCATGGCAAACAGCGCCTTGAGGAATTCGTTGTTTACGCGTGAGAGGATGATCTGCGGTCCTCTCGGCGAGAGCTGCACGTCCTGGATATAAGCGCGAATCCGGTCACCCTGGCGGAACTTCTCCCGAGGAATCTGCTCTTTAATCGGCAGGACACCCTCACCGCGGCCGAGATTGACGATCACGTTGCCCTTGTCGATCTGCTGCACAATACCGGTGACCAGCGTGTTGACCTTGTCAATGAACTCCGCGTATATCCGCTCATGCTCGACATCGCGGATTTTCTGGGTAAGGATCTGCTTCGCCGAGGCGATCGCGTTTCGGCCGAATTCCACTTCGTAGTCGAGATAGATTTCGAGCTCATCGCCGAGCTCAGCGGCATCGTCGATCTTCTTGGCCTCGTCCAGGCTGATCTCGGTTTCTTTGTCTACAATTCGGTCCACGACCTTCTTGGTGACAATCATGAACAGCTCGTTGGCTTTGCGGTCGAAGCGGAATGAGATGTTGTCGGTATTGACGTACTTCTTCTTGGCGGCGGCCAGCAGGCTGGCCTCCAGAGTCTGCACCACGGAGTCGAAATCGATATTCTTTTCTCTGGCGATCAGCGTCATTGCTTCAAGCATGTCAAACGGCATAGCCCGATTCTCCATCAGAACACGATCTGCGCTCTTTTTATTTCAGGCAGATCGATCGTAATAACCTCATCAGCGACTCTAAACGTCACTCGGTTGTCATCAACCGCGACGATCTCGCCGACTACCGCTTTCCGGGCGCGGTCTAAGAACTCGACCCGGACGGTCTCTCCAACACGGTACTTGTAATCGCGCAGGGTTAACAGCGGCCGATCCAGGCCCGGCGATGACACCTCAAGGGTATAACCGTTTTCGAACAGGCCTGTTCCGTCGATCACCGCGCCGATCACGCGCGACAGCCGGGCGCACTCGTCTATCGTGACACCGTTCTCGCCGTACACGAACAGTCGCACGGTGGTCGACGTCTTGTACCGGGATACGACCACGTCGGCCAATTCATACCCCTGGGCCTCAAGCGGCGCCGCGACCAGTTCGCTAACTGTCTGTTTCACTTCCACTTTGCTGTTCCTGCTATACCAAAAGAGTGGGTCTCTGCCCACTCTCCGAACTTGCTATAATAAGGAAAGACCCGAACCGATGCAACAACTTTGTGGGTCAGTTAAGTCCGTCAGCCATCTTCAGGACCGCCTTGACCACCTGCTCCACCGTCACCAGATGTACCTGGCTCCCGCTGCGGGCCTTGAGCTCTACCTTGCCGTCCTTCAACGACTTATCTCCAATAGTGAGCCGTATGGGCAGACCGACCAGGTCGGCGTCCATGAACTTAACTCCGGGGCGTTCGTCACGGTCATCGAGCAGCACGTCGATACCGTTTTCATTTAGCTGCCGGTATATCTTTTCGGCCGTATCGACCTGAGCCGCGGAGGACATTGAGACGGGCACGATTTCAACGAGAAACGGCGCGATACTCTTGGGCCAGACGATGCCCTTGTCGTCATGGTATTTCTCTAGGGCCGCCTGCGGAGTGCGTGTGATGCCGATACCGTAGGACCCCATGATACACGGTTTTTCGTTGCCATCGGCATCGAGAAACTTCGCCCCCAGCGTCTCGGAGTACTTGGTGCCGAGCATAAAAGTGTTGCCTACTTCGATGCCGTCTTTCACCACCAGCTCACCGCCGCAGCGAGGACAGAGATCGCCGGCGCGGGCCTTGGACAGGTCGACGACTTTGGAAGGTTTGAAGTCGCGTCCGATATTGACATTCAGGATGTGCTTTTCATCCTGATTGGCCCCCGTGACGAAGTTTTGCAGTTCAGTGACTAATGGATCGACCAGAAGAGCTACCTCGCCTTTGAGACCGATCGGTCCGGCAAAACCGACCGGCGCCCCGGTGACCTGCTCGACCGTAGCCGCATCGGCCATCTGAAGATCGATCGCTCCAACCGCGTTCTTGAGTTTGACCTCGTTCAGATCACGGTCGCCCCGGATCAGCGCTGCCACCGTTTTGCCGTCGGCAAGGAACAAGAGCGTTTTTACCAGACGGGTGGCATCGACATTGAGGAATCTCGTTAGTTCCTCGATAGTCGCCGCGCCGGGAGTATCTACGGGCTGCATCGGCTTGATAGCGGCATCAGGCGTGATCTTTGTGGCGTCTTTGAAGGTTGCCTTCTCGACATTGGCCGCGTAGTCACACTTGGTGCAAGCGGCGATCTTCTCTTCGCCGGCGTTGGTGTCGACCAGCAGCATGAACTCGTGCGCCGCCTTGCCGCCCATCGCTCCGGTATCAGACTCGACTTTCAGTACATCCAAGCCCGCACGGCGGAAGATGGCGTAGTAGGCGTCCACCATCGCCTGATAAGACTTCGCGAAGGACTCCTCGGTAGCGTCAAACGTATATGCGTCTTTCATGATGAACTCCCGACCGCGCATCAGGCCGAACCGGGGGCGGATTTCATCGCGGAACTTAACCTGGATCTGGTACAGATTGAGCGGCAACTGTCGGTAGCTTCGAACCTCGCCGGCGATCAGATTGGTGACAGTCTCCTCGTGGGTGCCGCACAGGACCATTTCGTGCTGGTGGCGGTCTTTCAGGCGCATCTGCTCCGGGCCGATGGAGTGGTAGCGGCCGCTCTTTTGCCAGAGTTCGGCCGGACAGATGACCGACATGGTGATCTCCAGCGCGCCGGCTTTGTTCATTTCCTCGCGGACGATACGGGAGAACTTCTCAATTACCCGCTGCATGAGCGGCAGGTAAATATAGACTCCGGCGACGAGTTTGCGGATGTAGCCACCGCGAAGCAGCAACTGGTGGGAGACGAGTTCCGCCTCGGACTGTTCTTGTCTAAGCGTGGGGATGTAGCACTGGCTCCAGCGCATTGATTAAGTCCTTATCATCCGGTCGGTTATCGAAGCGACCCGGACACCGGCTGGTTCGGGCGCGCAGCTGACAAAATACGGTTTTGGCGGCACGGCGCAATTCTAAACTAACGTAGCCCCAATCTGTCGGTACGCGTTGCTCAGTGACGGGCGGAAAACTATTGCCCGCATTGACGGTTTGTTGTATGTATCCAGCCGCCTGTCAGAGCGACAGGCGTCATCTCTGCCCCCGTGGTGTAACGGATAACGCATCGGCCTCCGGAGCCGGTAATTCAGGTTCGATTCCTGACGGGGGTATTTTCTTCCATGCAGGGCGCATGTTTTCAAGATGTACTTAGGCTCACTCGTTGACTATGGCCGCGCCGCGTCTGGCGTCCTTGGCACACATCTGGTCGTAAGAAACGTGGATCTGTACCGTGACTGGCCGCTTTTGTGTGAACCGGTCGGTCAGAAGATTGTTGAAATAAACTATAGACTTCTGATATTCAAACCGATATACTTGAATATCAGAATTGGTTTCCGTCGTGACACTTGTCAAGGTTTTGTGTAGTTTTTCCAACAGATCTCTGTACAAGCTGAATCTCGGGACCGACGCGCAATAGTGCGCAAGAACGAGTTTATCAGGCCGAAACTGCATCCCCACGGACGAGATTTCTGCTTGGATAAACAAAACCGGAGTGTAGAATGAATATCTACGTAGGCAACCTGTCGTTTGACACGACAGAAGACCAGTTGCGCCAGGCTTTCGCCGGTTTCGGCGAAGTCTCCAGCGTCAACATCATCACGGACAAGTACACCGGCGAGCCGAGAGGCTTTGCGTTCGTGGAAATGTCCGGCAAGGCCGAGGCCATAGCCGCGATCAGCGGCCTCAATGGCCAGGAGCTGAACGGGCGCGCGCTCAACGTGAACGAGGCCCGTCCTCGCACCGAAGGCGCCGGCGGCCGTGGTGGTGGTGGTAACCGTGGCGGCGGCCGCGGCGGCGGTTATCGCGATCGGAGATACTAACCCGACAGGCGGGAGTTCAGACTCCTGTCACTGCGCGTAGCGCAAACACAAAAGAGGTCGGGCGGTTTGCCCGGCCTCTCTCTTTTTTGTGTCATCTGCAATTCACGCTCTTAGACGGCCCAGCCTCACGCAGATCAGACCCACACTGAACGATTGCGGATCTCCGGTGTGCATCATGTATGTGAAGCCGATTCGCTTCCAATAGAGATCAAACTGCAGAGCCGGTCCCCAGGCATGGCCGGAGTAATCCCAAGCGGTCGCGCGGGGGTAGCCGCCATGATACCACATCCTGCCTATGCCCAGACGGATCGCGAACAACGATGACTTTCGCAACGTGAAATCCCATCCCCCCATGAGCGCTAATTCGGTGACACTCTCCTGGTAGGTGCTGAAAACCGGCGTGAGTGCGTTCAGCCCTACCAGACGAAACGACACACTCGGCCCTTGCGTACGGTAGCTATAGGTGCCTCCGGCCGCGATTCCGCCTTCCGACGACTGAGTCCATAGCGATGACGATCCGGCCCCGACACCGATAGTCGCGTTGACGGTGCCGGCGGCCGATATCTCCGGCCGGAGCACATATACCAACAGGCTCGCTAAAGCGACTATGTTTGTAACGTTTGGTTTCACGGCAATCGATCCTGATCTGGTGGCAACTATCGCACAGCCTCAGCGAGTGCAATAAGTGTGCCAACTGATCCGGGTTGACCCGCTGGCAGTTAGTCGAGTATGTATAAGGAGGTTACCGAGTGAGCGGTTTCCCGCCTCGCGAACCTTTGGTGGTTAGTCAGTAACCAATTGGATATAGTGGTGGAGGGAGCGGCTTACACAAAGATCGTGATCAGCACCGCCAGCCAGAGCAGGATGGTGCCGATTATTGCCGATGCCCGCGCACCGCCGACAATGAATGCGAAAGCTGTGTACAGAAGCCCGATTCCGAGACGGGCCGTAATCTTGGCAATCGGGCGAAAGCTGATAGCGTCGGCAATCAGCAGCAGTCCGGCCAGAAGAGCGGCGAGGTATATCAGCCAGTAGTACGGTTCGGATTTAGCGGAAGCACCTGAGCTCATGTGGTCAGTTCCATTCCGTGTTCGCTTTGTAACTGTCGCGCACTGCCGGTGACGCCGGACCCACGGCAGAGCTGTCGGGTACGGGGGCATATGGTCCCTGTGGGTGGCAGACGTCCTCGTCTGCCCCTCCGGTTACGGCTCCTGAGAGGCCGGGCAGACCGGGAGGTCTGCCGCGCACGTTAAAGTGCCGGTCGGTGCACGTCATGTTATTTGTTCCGGTGCGCATATTCATCCAGAAAGGCGTCGATTCCCCTGGTTATGGCCTCGGCGACTTTGTTCCGATAACGCTCTGTCTTGAGCTCTGCCTCGTGCTCAGGAATCATCATAAAAGCACACTCCACCAACACTGCCGGATACTGAGTGGGGCGGTTGACGGCCAGGTTACCGTGGTAGAGTCCGAAATCAGGCATCTCAGTCGCCCGCAGTAATTCTCTCTGAATGGCCCGCGCCAGCCTTGCCGAGTGTGGGTGATAATAGTAGGTGGAGACGCCATGATTGTTAAACGGATGCACTCCGTCCGGGAGGGCATTGTTGTGAATCGAAACGAACAGGTCCGCATCGGCGTTTTTGGCGATGACAGGGCGATCATTCAAGCTGACGTGGCTCATGTCATAGCGGGTCATTACGACAGACGCGCCGTGGCGTTGCAGCTCACGTCGCAACGCCAGGGCGATCCGGAGATTCGCCTCGGCTTCGGTAAGCCCGGTCGGGCCCACGGCGCCGGGATCCGACGCATGCCCAGGATCTACCACGATGATCTTGCCCTTGAGACGATCCACATGCTCGGGGGGGCGATTGATGCGCAGGCAAAAGGTGTTGCCGCGATAATACGTGTCGTATCCCCATACATCGCGAGTGAGCGTCAATTTCAACTCGTACAGATCGGTTTCAGGCTGCGACCATACCGCCAGCTCGACCATGGGGTCGGAGAAATCGTAGCGAATCCAGTCGGTGTTGCTGGTGACGCCGAACAACTGCAGGCGGAGGGTGCGCGCGTTATCTTCGTAGACACGGAAGGGATGTTTGCCGCTCAGGCCGACCTCCAGAAGCACATGGTCATCATGGCCATAAGTGCGAACCGTGGTCGGCATTGACCGAGGTGGCAGGACACCCCGGGGCAACGGCGTCACGAGGTTGCGATCGATCCATGCATACTGGGATTTGGAGAATTTCGCCCGGTACCAATCTCCCTCTCGACCTACCACGAGGGCCTCGACACCGGCAGGTTGAAATATCGTGAAGTACCCCAGGCGCGGGCCGTGGCGCAGGGTTTGAATCGAGTCGAGAAATCTCACCGTGAACGGATACTCCGGATGATTGAGGCTGATTCGGTAGCCTGATTCTCTGCTCAGGCTATCTGGCATGGCCGCCAGTTTGACCATGCGGTCATCGAAAGCCGAGTCGGGTACTCCACCGCTCCGAGGGTGGATATATTTCTTCGGCGGTGTCGCCAGATGGTAGATGATTCGCTTATCAACAACCGAAACAGATTCGGGGACAACGTACACACCGGAGTAGATGCCCTCAATCATGAGGGAATCAGGGACGGCGCCATCGCCGAACACCGCTTCCCCCCAGTACGGCTGCTGCCGAGGGTCGGTTTCATTCATGGGGACCGAGTCGACTACACCCGGAATCGAGAACAAGGCCGGCATGCGGGGCGAACCCTGGAACATCACGTGCAGGAGATCACCCGCCGAGAGCACTAGATCTCCAGACGGCGGGTTGTAGTCGCCGACTATCGCAAGGGTATCGTCGGGGAGAGAGCGACGAGGCGTCGGTACTACCACCTTGACCGAGTCTTCCGCCAGCAACTGTTGTCGCTGAAGGGTGTCATCGGCCAGCGGCAATTCTCGGGGGCGTAAAGCTCGTATGCGGAAGATGAACTCCCCGGGTGCGAGCGGCAAAAAAGCAAGGAAGCCACCGTCGCGGTGAACCTCAACAGACTGATCGTTTATCGTGAGAGTATCGTTGTCGCGATCAAAGCCGCCGGTGATCGATCCAAAGATGAAGGAGGAGTCGACAGCGGCAATTGTCTGGCCCGGTTTTGGATAGACGATTCGGATTGCCGTCTCAGCCGATACACCGGCGCCGGTCAGTACGACTGCGGCGAGCGTGAGTGCTCGCAACTGGTTTGGCATCGACAAATGACACTTCCTGTCATTCACGAATGTATTTCTCGACCACGTCGCGCTTGAGCGACGGGCCGCCGATAATTTCCCGGTCCACGCGGATTGATTCGCGGTTGTAGATAATACCCTGGGCGATATCCGCCTCCAAAAGCTGGGGCGAGTCGAGATCATGATAGTCTGCCAGCGATGACATATACACCGACTGGGCTATGCCGATCGAGGATTCAACCATACAGCCAAGCATGATCTTCTTTTTGTCCTGGCGAGCCTGGCGGGCGATCCGAGTGGCCTCGACAATCCCGCCGCTCTTTTCCATTTTGATGTTGATCCCATCGCAATGTGGCGCGAGGCGGCGGTAATCCTCAAGAGTGTTCAGCCCCTCGTCGACAATTAGTTCAACCTCCTGATGTTTTCCTTTCAAGTGGGGCCAGTCGGCAATATACTCGGTGGCGGTGGGCTGCTCGATAACGTGAATGCCGCTCTCGGCCAGGTGATGGATCATCTCCTCGGCCTGCTCGGGCGTCCAACCGCCATTGGCGTCGACACGGATCTCCTTTCCCCTAAGGTCTTTCAAAGCCAGTACCAGTTCAGCGTCATGCTCTCCGCCCATTTTGACCTTTACGATGGGCAGGTCGCACGCGTTGACCTCCTCGATGACCTGCTTTGGGTCGGCGATACTGATCGTAATAGAGTTTCTGATACCGACCGGCGCTCCCAGCGACACGATTTCCCAGGGATAGCGGCTGCTCTCGCCGGACAGGTAGTTGAGCACCATGCCGGTCAGTGCCGAACGCACCGTGGGATGGACGTCGAACTGACTGATTTCCTGAAGAGCCTCGAGGCTCAGTTTTTCGCGCTGAGCCAGCCTGGCTACTCCCTGACGGAGATCGGCCTGCATCCGTTGGACACTGGGACCGTATTTGACAGACGCCGCGGCCTCGCCCGAATAGCGATTATTCAAAATTGTGATGAGATTGGTTTTCTCGCCTGCCTCTCCACCGGCGATGGCGAATTTCTTTTTCAAGGGCAATGATACTTTGAATGTTTCGATCCGGATCACAAAATCCTCCTGGCTGCAGCAAAATCTCTGTCGAGATCCGGACGGTAATCGTCCGAGCCCGGTGTAAGCGAATTGACACGCACGCCCGACCCGCCTACCGACGAATGCACAATATGGTTTCGGCCCATGGCAAATCCGACATGGCGCTTGAAAAACAGCAAATCGCCGGTTCTCACCTGCTCGCGGTCTACCGGCCTGCCAATCTTTATCTGGTCCTTAGTGTCCCTCGGCACGTATACCCCGAATCTGCCCAGCACGGTGCGCACCAGACCGGAGCAGTCAAAACCGACGGTCGTGATGCCGCCCCACAAATAGGGTACGCCGACAAAACGCCGGGCCTCAGCTACTACGGCTGTTCCTAAAGGCGGGCGCACGCTGTTATTATCGACCAAAGCGAGTCCGCTGCGACGGCATTTGAACTCAGTACCGTCAGGGCGACGGCAGGCGGCAAGACCGCGGGCTGCCGACCGCACCATTATCCTTGTCCCATAAAAGAGCAGATAGGGCGCCGCCGATGGTCGTCCCGCTTCCGCCATGACTTTCACTCGATCTCTCACTACCACATGCCGCGCTTCTGTATTGTACAGT encodes the following:
- a CDS encoding N-acetylmuramoyl-L-alanine amidase is translated as MPNQLRALTLAAVVLTGAGVSAETAIRIVYPKPGQTIAAVDSSFIFGSITGGFDRDNDTLTINDQSVEVHRDGGFLAFLPLAPGEFIFRIRALRPRELPLADDTLQRQQLLAEDSVKVVVPTPRRSLPDDTLAIVGDYNPPSGDLVLSAGDLLHVMFQGSPRMPALFSIPGVVDSVPMNETDPRQQPYWGEAVFGDGAVPDSLMIEGIYSGVYVVPESVSVVDKRIIYHLATPPKKYIHPRSGGVPDSAFDDRMVKLAAMPDSLSRESGYRISLNHPEYPFTVRFLDSIQTLRHGPRLGYFTIFQPAGVEALVVGREGDWYRAKFSKSQYAWIDRNLVTPLPRGVLPPRSMPTTVRTYGHDDHVLLEVGLSGKHPFRVYEDNARTLRLQLFGVTSNTDWIRYDFSDPMVELAVWSQPETDLYELKLTLTRDVWGYDTYYRGNTFCLRINRPPEHVDRLKGKIIVVDPGHASDPGAVGPTGLTEAEANLRIALALRRELQRHGASVVMTRYDMSHVSLNDRPVIAKNADADLFVSIHNNALPDGVHPFNNHGVSTYYYHPHSARLARAIQRELLRATEMPDFGLYHGNLAVNRPTQYPAVLVECAFMMIPEHEAELKTERYRNKVAEAITRGIDAFLDEYAHRNK
- a CDS encoding ribosome maturation factor RimP, whose amino-acid sequence is MKQTVSELVAAPLEAQGYELADVVVSRYKTSTTVRLFVYGENGVTIDECARLSRVIGAVIDGTGLFENGYTLEVSSPGLDRPLLTLRDYKYRVGETVRVEFLDRARKAVVGEIVAVDDNRVTFRVADEVITIDLPEIKRAQIVF
- a CDS encoding proline--tRNA ligase produces the protein MRWSQCYIPTLRQEQSEAELVSHQLLLRGGYIRKLVAGVYIYLPLMQRVIEKFSRIVREEMNKAGALEITMSVICPAELWQKSGRYHSIGPEQMRLKDRHQHEMVLCGTHEETVTNLIAGEVRSYRQLPLNLYQIQVKFRDEIRPRFGLMRGREFIMKDAYTFDATEESFAKSYQAMVDAYYAIFRRAGLDVLKVESDTGAMGGKAAHEFMLLVDTNAGEEKIAACTKCDYAANVEKATFKDATKITPDAAIKPMQPVDTPGAATIEELTRFLNVDATRLVKTLLFLADGKTVAALIRGDRDLNEVKLKNAVGAIDLQMADAATVEQVTGAPVGFAGPIGLKGEVALLVDPLVTELQNFVTGANQDEKHILNVNIGRDFKPSKVVDLSKARAGDLCPRCGGELVVKDGIEVGNTFMLGTKYSETLGAKFLDADGNEKPCIMGSYGIGITRTPQAALEKYHDDKGIVWPKSIAPFLVEIVPVSMSSAAQVDTAEKIYRQLNENGIDVLLDDRDERPGVKFMDADLVGLPIRLTIGDKSLKDGKVELKARSGSQVHLVTVEQVVKAVLKMADGLN
- a CDS encoding NlpC/P60 family protein gives rise to the protein MKFAFVTTNLTDLWAEPRYNSERASQLLFGEIVRLGPVKNGYVKVFQTDEYTGWVDQRFLRPISRSASRLYNTEARHVVVRDRVKVMAEAGRPSAAPYLLFYGTRIMVRSAARGLAACRRPDGTEFKCRRSGLALVDNNSVRPPLGTAVVAEARRFVGVPYLWGGITTVGFDCSGLVRTVLGRFGVYVPRDTKDQIKIGRPVDREQVRTGDLLFFKRHVGFAMGRNHIVHSSVGGSGVRVNSLTPGSDDYRPDLDRDFAAARRIL
- a CDS encoding RNA-binding protein; translated protein: MNIYVGNLSFDTTEDQLRQAFAGFGEVSSVNIITDKYTGEPRGFAFVEMSGKAEAIAAISGLNGQELNGRALNVNEARPRTEGAGGRGGGGNRGGGRGGGYRDRRY
- the nusA gene encoding transcription termination factor NusA; translation: MPFDMLEAMTLIAREKNIDFDSVVQTLEASLLAAAKKKYVNTDNISFRFDRKANELFMIVTKKVVDRIVDKETEISLDEAKKIDDAAELGDELEIYLDYEVEFGRNAIASAKQILTQKIRDVEHERIYAEFIDKVNTLVTGIVQQIDKGNVIVNLGRGEGVLPIKEQIPREKFRQGDRIRAYIQDVQLSPRGPQIILSRVNNEFLKALFAMEVPEIFEKVIEIKAIAREPGERAKIAVYSSDDRIDPVGACVGIKGVRVQAIVRELNNERIDIVPYTSSPEVFVTRALAPAKVVHIDSFDLEKKMTVVVEDEKLSLAIGRNGQNARLASKLTGWKVNIISESQHNEDKRREAEMLVPVGQVEGIGVKIRDRLVAADISSVQRLAQATVESLTKIEGIGEKTAEKLIQRAQEMVAKLEEEYRKRHEAEKAAEAEAEPAETKLREADVFEDSPEYVSEIDDIMEAGAPDLEDIEDEDEDTAKSVKVDDEEIDE
- a CDS encoding enolase C-terminal domain-like protein; its protein translation is MIRIETFKVSLPLKKKFAIAGGEAGEKTNLITILNNRYSGEAAASVKYGPSVQRMQADLRQGVARLAQREKLSLEALQEISQFDVHPTVRSALTGMVLNYLSGESSRYPWEIVSLGAPVGIRNSITISIADPKQVIEEVNACDLPIVKVKMGGEHDAELVLALKDLRGKEIRVDANGGWTPEQAEEMIHHLAESGIHVIEQPTATEYIADWPHLKGKHQEVELIVDEGLNTLEDYRRLAPHCDGINIKMEKSGGIVEATRIARQARQDKKKIMLGCMVESSIGIAQSVYMSSLADYHDLDSPQLLEADIAQGIIYNRESIRVDREIIGGPSLKRDVVEKYIRE